One part of the Haliotis asinina isolate JCU_RB_2024 chromosome 2, JCU_Hal_asi_v2, whole genome shotgun sequence genome encodes these proteins:
- the LOC137272464 gene encoding phospholipase A and acyltransferase 3-like, protein MSSLELKRHNQTVFDNLEPGDRLQFERGLYDHWAVYIGNSQFLKCVDDQGASDQNYSFAISGVEFGKGIVRIDKFWPVAGESKVHINNSKDTKIKPYEPHRIVQRALSRVGEVGYNIFYKNCEHFASWCRYDKEESDQVDGFWTALAVGGGVALAGLVVWLGSGGEKQRKRQSEY, encoded by the exons ATGTCGTCCCTTGAACTAAAGAGGCACAACCAGACAGTATTTGACAACTTGGAACCAGGTGACAGGTTGCAGTTTGAACGGGGACTGTACGATCACTGGGCTGTGTACATTGGTAA TAGTCAGTTTCTGAAATGCGTCGACGATCAAGGGGCATCTGATCAGAATTACTCATTTGCAATAAGTGGAGTAGAGTTTGGCAAAGGCATCGTTCGCATAGATAAGTTTTGGCCAGTTGCTGGAGAGAGCAAAGTGCACATAAACAACTCAAAGGACACAAAAATAAA ACCATATGAACCTCATAGAATAGTGCAAAGAGCTTTATCCAGAGTTGGAGAAGTTGGatataacatattttataaGAACTGTGAACACTTCGCTTCATGGTGCCGGTATGACAAAGAAGAGAGTGACCAG GTTGACGGTTTCTGGACTGCACTTGCCGTTGGTGGTGGCGTTGCGTTGGCGGGATTGGTTGTCTGGCTAGGAAGTGGTGGAGAGAAGCAAAGGAAAAGGCAGTCTGAATACTGA